Proteins encoded in a region of the Rhizobium sp. CC-YZS058 genome:
- a CDS encoding carbohydrate ABC transporter permease: MTAPVELAPSPSARRPTRQGLSRLIIADRRAAWAFLAPMMLVIAAVALWPLGRTFFFSITDAFLDDPRNYSIVGIANFLEILDDRSWWVAVRNTLTFTVISVSLETGLGLAIALLVNQAIPGRGLVRAAVLVPWSIPVVVSAKIWEWMLNDQFGIINTLLVGIGVLDKGVAWTANDGLIMGVVIFIDVWMTTPFMVLLILAGLQMIPGELFEAAEVDGIPAWKRFWSITLPLLRPALGVAILFRVLDALRMFDLAYVLSASNENIMTVSIYARDRLISFQELGTGSAASSLVFLLVALIAILLMGLLRLDRAAGA, translated from the coding sequence ATGACAGCGCCCGTCGAGCTCGCTCCGTCCCCCAGCGCAAGGCGGCCCACGCGCCAAGGCCTGAGCCGGCTCATCATCGCCGACCGCCGCGCCGCCTGGGCCTTCCTCGCACCGATGATGCTGGTGATCGCCGCAGTCGCCCTCTGGCCGCTCGGGCGCACCTTCTTCTTCTCGATCACCGATGCCTTCCTCGACGATCCGCGCAATTACTCGATCGTCGGCATCGCCAACTTCCTCGAGATCCTCGACGACCGGTCCTGGTGGGTGGCGGTGCGCAACACGCTCACCTTCACCGTGATCTCCGTCAGTCTCGAGACCGGGCTCGGCCTGGCCATCGCGCTCCTCGTCAACCAGGCGATTCCCGGCCGCGGGCTGGTGCGGGCGGCGGTGCTGGTGCCCTGGTCCATCCCCGTGGTCGTCTCCGCCAAGATCTGGGAATGGATGCTGAACGACCAGTTCGGCATCATCAACACCCTGCTCGTTGGCATCGGCGTCCTCGACAAGGGTGTCGCCTGGACCGCCAATGACGGGCTGATCATGGGTGTCGTCATCTTCATCGATGTCTGGATGACCACGCCCTTCATGGTGCTGTTGATCCTGGCCGGCCTGCAGATGATCCCGGGCGAGCTCTTCGAAGCGGCCGAGGTGGACGGGATTCCGGCCTGGAAGCGCTTCTGGTCGATCACCCTGCCGCTGCTGCGCCCGGCGCTCGGCGTCGCCATCCTCTTCCGCGTGCTCGATGCGCTGCGCATGTTCGATCTCGCCTATGTGCTCTCCGCCAGCAACGAGAACATCATGACCGTCTCGATCTATGCCCGCGACCGGCTGATCTCCTTCCAGGAACTCGGCACCGGCTCGGCGGCCTCCAGCCTCGTCTTCCTGCTGGTGGCACTGATCGCCATTCTCCTGATGGGGCTGCTTCGCCTCGACCGGGCCGCGGGAGCCTGA
- a CDS encoding adenylate/guanylate cyclase domain-containing protein, which translates to MAVTEAKVLKAARAPDVTGGDQRRRRLGLLLLVPLTVLLLALAALTPPWRLIELRSYDFLSTLSAPNPPADGPVVVAIDEPSMSEVAAQWPWPRALHARLVTALRAAGAKAIGLDIIFAEPSSDPVNDAALAAALGPDVVLAGDETTIRSPQADQFIRTEPLPALVSSGAKIGIASVQISADGVLRHIPSFEDGFARRLAEVAGRTPTVPDGPALIQTFGPPRTYQTISYYQALEPALFLPPGFLKDRVVMVGLSLQNAPTIDAGGADTFVTADTIHTGRLTAGVEVQATIYDNLANRLFITEGTRATVILSILFGALLAALVVFRATGWQSTALTILFLPLMVAGCLALMRLGGVFVSPAGPVGAYLLVVGAQSGLDFAAERRRRRDITAAFASYLSPAVVAQLAADPTRLKLGGERRTLSVLFGDVRGFTTISETLKDDPEQLTTLINRLLTPLSEIVLSSGGTIDKYIGDCIMAFWNAPLDVPDHGRRAVNAALAMLDAIEVLNAELLAEAEAAGRAAPPALKIGIGINTGECVVGNMGSARRFDYSVLGDSVNLASRLEGESKNYGVPLLIGASTAEAVRDRLPVAELDSIKVKGRTILSPVFTVLPGADPSALDAHAAFLARKYDEGLAADDPAFIELPARLPGLSRYYSLVRDRLR; encoded by the coding sequence ATGGCCGTCACGGAGGCGAAGGTTCTCAAGGCCGCCCGCGCGCCGGATGTGACCGGCGGTGACCAGCGGCGCCGGCGGCTCGGCCTGCTTCTGCTGGTCCCGCTCACGGTCCTTCTGCTCGCCCTTGCCGCGCTGACGCCGCCATGGCGGCTGATCGAGCTGAGGAGCTATGATTTCCTCTCGACGCTGAGCGCCCCGAACCCGCCTGCCGACGGGCCTGTCGTGGTGGCGATCGACGAGCCCTCCATGTCCGAGGTTGCAGCGCAATGGCCCTGGCCGCGGGCGCTCCATGCCCGGCTGGTCACGGCCTTGCGGGCGGCCGGCGCCAAGGCGATCGGGCTCGACATCATCTTTGCCGAACCCTCGTCCGATCCCGTCAATGATGCCGCACTGGCCGCAGCGCTGGGGCCGGACGTGGTGCTGGCCGGCGACGAAACGACCATCCGCTCGCCCCAGGCCGACCAGTTCATCCGCACCGAACCCTTGCCGGCGCTCGTTTCCAGTGGGGCGAAGATCGGCATCGCCTCGGTGCAGATCAGCGCCGACGGCGTCTTGCGCCACATCCCGTCCTTCGAAGATGGCTTCGCCCGCCGTCTGGCCGAGGTCGCTGGCCGGACCCCGACTGTTCCCGATGGTCCGGCGCTGATCCAGACCTTCGGCCCGCCGCGAACCTACCAGACGATTTCCTATTATCAGGCGCTGGAGCCCGCGCTCTTCCTGCCGCCCGGCTTCCTGAAGGACCGGGTGGTCATGGTCGGGCTCAGCCTGCAGAACGCGCCCACCATCGATGCGGGCGGCGCCGATACCTTCGTCACCGCGGACACGATCCATACCGGGCGCCTGACGGCCGGCGTCGAGGTTCAGGCGACGATCTACGACAATCTCGCCAATCGCCTGTTCATCACCGAAGGTACGCGTGCAACCGTCATCCTGTCGATCCTGTTCGGGGCGCTGCTTGCAGCCCTCGTCGTCTTCCGCGCGACAGGCTGGCAGAGCACGGCGCTGACCATCCTGTTCCTGCCGCTGATGGTGGCGGGGTGCCTGGCGCTGATGCGGCTCGGTGGGGTATTCGTTTCCCCGGCCGGGCCGGTTGGCGCCTATCTGCTGGTCGTCGGCGCGCAGTCCGGCCTCGATTTCGCGGCCGAGCGGCGGCGGCGGCGCGATATTACCGCGGCCTTCGCCAGCTATCTTTCACCCGCCGTCGTCGCCCAGCTGGCGGCCGATCCGACGCGCCTGAAGCTCGGCGGCGAGCGGCGCACCCTTTCCGTCCTCTTTGGCGACGTGCGCGGCTTCACCACCATTTCCGAGACGCTGAAGGATGATCCCGAGCAGCTGACGACCCTGATCAACCGGCTGCTGACGCCGCTGTCCGAGATCGTGCTCTCCTCCGGGGGCACGATCGATAAATATATCGGCGATTGCATCATGGCCTTCTGGAACGCCCCGCTCGACGTGCCGGACCATGGCAGGCGCGCGGTGAATGCCGCACTCGCCATGCTGGACGCGATCGAGGTGCTGAACGCGGAGCTCTTGGCCGAAGCGGAAGCGGCGGGCCGCGCAGCCCCGCCGGCGCTCAAGATCGGGATCGGCATCAACACCGGCGAATGCGTGGTCGGCAATATGGGTTCGGCCCGCCGCTTCGACTATTCCGTGCTGGGCGATTCCGTCAATCTCGCCTCGCGGCTGGAAGGGGAATCGAAGAATTACGGCGTGCCGCTGCTGATCGGCGCCAGCACCGCCGAGGCTGTCAGGGATAGGCTGCCGGTGGCCGAGCTCGACAGCATCAAGGTCAAGGGCCGCACGATCCTCTCGCCGGTCTTCACGGTTCTGCCCGGTGCCGATCCTTCGGCGCTGGACGCGCATGCCGCTTTCCTGGCCCGGAAATACGACGAGGGTCTTGCGGCCGACGATCCGGCCTTCATTGAGCTGCCAGCGCGCCTGCCCGGCCTTTCCCGCTATTATTCCCTTGTCCGGGACCGGCTCCGCTGA
- a CDS encoding PHB depolymerase family esterase encodes MRSLADTIQRLSQFRLDPLGDEDDETRLSPFLFPGRNPGQLKAWTYVPDIVRRPPLVVVLHGCKQTAARYDRGAGWSQLADQAGFALLFPEQQRQNNPSRCFNWFMEADATRGAGEVASIREMIEEMIRTQDIDPRRIYVTGLSAGGAIASALLAAYPELFAGGAIIAGLPSGVASTIPQAFDRMRGHGLPSAPDLQAKLSAASPHHGPWPAVSVWQGTADRTVAESNAMAIVDQWRGVHGLGPQPDRREEGALRTRMVWKDRTGRDAITLHLIEGMEHGTPLDVASGFGEAGPFMLDVGISSTLEIARSFDLVKGPTRRQTTRDTSERATKTEAPVLSRVQRTIESALRSAGLLR; translated from the coding sequence ATGCGAAGCCTCGCCGATACGATCCAGCGCCTCAGCCAGTTCCGGCTCGACCCCTTGGGTGACGAAGACGACGAGACGCGCCTGTCGCCGTTTCTCTTTCCGGGGCGCAACCCGGGCCAGCTGAAGGCCTGGACCTATGTGCCGGACATTGTCCGCCGCCCGCCGCTGGTCGTCGTGCTGCATGGCTGCAAGCAGACGGCCGCGCGCTACGATCGCGGCGCCGGCTGGTCCCAGCTTGCCGATCAGGCCGGCTTTGCCCTGCTCTTCCCCGAGCAGCAGCGTCAGAACAATCCGAGCCGCTGCTTCAACTGGTTCATGGAGGCCGATGCCACGCGCGGCGCCGGCGAGGTCGCCTCGATTCGCGAAATGATCGAGGAGATGATCCGCACGCAGGATATCGATCCGCGCCGCATCTATGTGACCGGGCTTTCCGCCGGCGGCGCCATAGCCTCGGCGCTGCTGGCCGCTTATCCCGAGCTCTTTGCCGGCGGGGCGATCATTGCCGGCCTGCCCTCCGGCGTCGCCTCCACAATCCCCCAGGCCTTCGATCGCATGCGCGGCCACGGCCTGCCTTCGGCGCCCGATCTGCAGGCGAAGCTCTCCGCCGCCTCGCCGCATCATGGCCCCTGGCCGGCCGTTTCGGTCTGGCAGGGAACGGCGGACCGGACGGTGGCGGAAAGCAATGCCATGGCGATCGTCGACCAATGGCGCGGCGTCCATGGCCTTGGCCCGCAACCCGACCGACGCGAGGAGGGCGCGCTGCGCACCCGCATGGTCTGGAAGGACCGGACGGGTCGGGACGCGATCACCCTGCACCTGATCGAGGGCATGGAGCACGGTACGCCGCTCGACGTCGCGAGCGGCTTCGGCGAGGCAGGGCCCTTTATGCTCGATGTCGGGATTTCCTCCACGCTGGAGATCGCCCGAAGCTTCGACCTGGTCAAGGGCCCGACCCGGCGCCAGACGACGCGTGACACGAGCGAGCGTGCCACCAAGACCGAAGCGCCGGTGCTCTCCCGCGTGCAAAGGACGATCGAAAGCGCGCTGCGCTCGGCCGGGCTGCTGCGCTAG
- a CDS encoding GntR family transcriptional regulator, producing the protein MMADAMGAFGGEGILNREDPRPLHRQLHAAILEAIEAGRLPRNGKLPSERTLVDIFGVSRITVRHAIRDLVAQGVVQSQPGKGLYVVDPWRGFELQILKSFTATALANGRRPENRLIDARIAEAPLEISRPLLLPIGAEVIVLSRLRLLDGRPVVIQTDWLPAARVPGLLELDWSTGNRSLYGELRERYHLRPVRGQNTLSARLATTEEAERLEMRPPAAVLTVDQIAFDTRNRAVNLTTLVHHPDRYPLTLAQSESGDIQQF; encoded by the coding sequence ATGATGGCGGATGCGATGGGGGCCTTCGGCGGCGAGGGGATTCTCAATCGGGAAGATCCGCGTCCGCTGCATCGTCAGTTGCATGCGGCCATCCTCGAAGCGATCGAGGCCGGCCGGCTGCCGCGCAACGGCAAGCTGCCCTCGGAGCGGACGCTGGTCGATATTTTCGGGGTCAGCCGCATCACCGTGCGCCACGCCATCCGCGATCTCGTGGCGCAGGGCGTGGTGCAGAGCCAGCCGGGCAAGGGCCTCTATGTGGTCGATCCCTGGCGGGGTTTCGAGCTGCAGATCCTGAAGAGCTTCACCGCAACGGCGCTCGCCAACGGGCGTCGGCCGGAAAACCGGCTGATCGACGCGCGGATCGCCGAGGCGCCGCTGGAGATCAGCCGGCCGCTGCTTCTGCCGATCGGCGCGGAGGTCATCGTGCTTTCCCGCCTGCGCCTGCTCGACGGGCGCCCCGTGGTCATCCAGACCGACTGGCTGCCGGCGGCCCGTGTTCCGGGTCTCCTGGAGCTCGACTGGAGCACCGGCAACCGCTCGCTCTATGGCGAGCTGCGGGAGCGCTATCATCTCCGTCCAGTGCGCGGGCAGAACACGCTGAGCGCCAGGCTCGCCACCACGGAGGAGGCGGAGCGGCTGGAGATGCGTCCGCCGGCCGCCGTGCTGACCGTCGATCAGATCGCCTTCGACACCCGCAACCGCGCGGTCAATCTCACCACGCTCGTCCACCATCCCGACCGCTATCCGCTGACGCTCGCCCAATCGGAATCGGGCGATATCCAGCAGTTCTGA
- a CDS encoding ABC transporter substrate-binding protein, translating into MTKTMTRLALGTSLIAGLLMSGAARAETISAFCAATEYDFCAKVAEQWKEKTGNEAKINKMPATLDDAIPLYQQLLAAQSTDVDVLFLDVIWLGMFKANLLDLKSVVPDTDVKKHFQSTLGAAELDGKLVALPAYMDVGLMFYRKDLLEKYGMAPPKTWDELATQAKEIQDKERAAGKADIWGYVWQGKSYEGLTCDAIELIASNGGGTIIDPDGKVTIDNPAAAEAIDKARGWVGTISPEGVLNYDEEAGRNIFEAGNAVFHRNWPYVWGTSQTDGGAIKDKVGMMPLPVGKDGQKSSGCLGPMYYGVSKFSAHAQAAADFVNFITSEQSQKLRAVDYAFNPSISKLYEDPDVLAKLPFLKDTVQAFADAAVRPSGYTGTSYNRVSQAFYRSVHDVLSGGEAGPAFKTLAARLEKLKESR; encoded by the coding sequence ATGACAAAGACGATGACGCGCCTTGCGCTCGGCACCAGCCTGATTGCCGGCCTGCTGATGAGCGGTGCCGCCCGGGCAGAAACGATCTCCGCCTTCTGCGCCGCCACCGAATACGACTTCTGCGCCAAGGTGGCCGAGCAGTGGAAGGAAAAGACCGGCAACGAAGCCAAGATCAACAAGATGCCGGCGACGCTTGACGATGCGATCCCGCTTTACCAGCAGCTGCTCGCCGCCCAGTCCACCGATGTCGACGTGCTGTTCCTCGACGTCATCTGGCTTGGCATGTTCAAGGCGAACCTGCTCGACCTGAAGAGCGTCGTGCCGGATACCGACGTGAAGAAGCATTTCCAGTCCACGCTCGGCGCGGCTGAACTCGACGGCAAGCTGGTGGCGCTGCCCGCCTATATGGATGTCGGGCTGATGTTCTACCGCAAGGATCTGCTCGAGAAATACGGCATGGCCCCGCCCAAGACCTGGGACGAGCTCGCCACCCAGGCCAAGGAAATCCAGGACAAGGAACGCGCCGCCGGCAAGGCCGACATCTGGGGCTATGTCTGGCAGGGCAAGAGCTATGAGGGCCTGACCTGCGATGCGATCGAGCTGATCGCCTCGAATGGCGGCGGCACGATCATCGACCCGGACGGCAAGGTGACGATCGACAATCCGGCTGCCGCCGAGGCGATCGACAAGGCCCGCGGCTGGGTCGGCACGATCAGCCCGGAAGGCGTTCTGAATTATGACGAAGAGGCCGGCCGCAACATCTTCGAAGCCGGCAACGCCGTCTTCCACCGCAACTGGCCCTATGTCTGGGGTACCTCGCAGACGGACGGCGGCGCGATCAAGGATAAGGTCGGCATGATGCCGCTGCCGGTCGGCAAGGACGGCCAGAAATCCTCGGGCTGCCTGGGCCCGATGTATTACGGCGTATCGAAATTCTCGGCCCATGCGCAAGCTGCGGCCGATTTCGTCAACTTCATCACCTCCGAACAGAGCCAGAAGCTGCGCGCGGTCGACTACGCCTTCAACCCGTCCATTTCCAAGCTCTACGAAGATCCGGACGTGCTGGCAAAGCTCCCTTTCCTGAAAGACACGGTCCAGGCCTTTGCCGATGCCGCCGTCCGCCCGTCCGGCTATACGGGAACCAGCTACAACCGCGTTTCGCAGGCGTTCTATCGCTCCGTGCATGACGTGCTGTCCGGCGGCGAGGCCGGCCCGGCGTTCAAGACGCTTGCTGCCCGTCTGGAGAAGCTGAAGGAAAGCCGCTGA
- a CDS encoding GNAT family N-acetyltransferase has protein sequence MDMLVKLYELSPDPKVSARMEAEGVTIRRLLAPELKSLTDWLVPRFGHGWASEATVAATRSPPTCFIAIKDGQLLGFACHDATAKGFFGPTGVDEAARGKGIGHALLLATLLDMRDQGYGYGVIGGAGPMGFYRTAVGAIPIEGSIPGIYKGMLRTAVPDGVDHSD, from the coding sequence ATGGACATGCTGGTCAAGCTCTACGAGCTCTCGCCCGATCCCAAGGTCTCGGCGCGCATGGAGGCAGAAGGGGTTACCATCCGCCGGCTCCTTGCGCCGGAGCTGAAAAGCCTGACCGACTGGCTGGTGCCGCGCTTCGGCCATGGCTGGGCAAGCGAGGCGACCGTTGCCGCCACCCGCTCGCCGCCCACCTGCTTCATCGCCATCAAGGATGGCCAGCTGCTGGGCTTCGCCTGCCATGATGCCACCGCCAAGGGCTTCTTCGGGCCGACCGGCGTCGACGAGGCGGCGCGCGGCAAGGGCATCGGGCACGCGCTCCTGCTCGCCACCCTGCTCGACATGCGCGACCAGGGCTATGGCTACGGCGTGATCGGCGGCGCCGGCCCCATGGGCTTCTACCGCACGGCCGTCGGCGCCATCCCGATCGAAGGCTCGATCCCCGGTATCTACAAGGGCATGCTGCGCACCGCCGTGCCGGACGGCGTCGATCATTCGGACTGA
- a CDS encoding FAD/NAD(P)-binding protein — protein sequence MEADVAIVGAGFSAIAVAVHLLRTLPPEASIAVISDDPGFGRGTAYRTEFHLHRLNVPAGRMSLFADEPDHFLDWLTRQGRAVKAGDFAARGDYGLYLRDTLASLLRSRGQRARLDFVKAKAVDCITCASGGPTFALDTGERLQARAVALCLGLGNAGLPLPPGRCSTAAMPRIIANPWRLGWLSQIGREDEICILGSGLTMVDQVLTLKAKGHRGRIHVLSRRGLVPHPHAADPVPPVEPALLEGSLTLSRLLAGLRAQVRAGVEWRAVMDGLRPQTQALWQRLPEAERARFLRHALAWWNIHRHRIAPSVHRRFAALMEDGTVTVHAGFLRVIEPAHEGVTLRFRPRGGQGEMRLPADWVINCTGMERAGLGHSPLLSDMAARTMISLDPLGLGLVVDDRSQVLDGAGQPQPGLFAVGALTAGRFWEITAVPDIRVQAKAVADAMAGIAAAWRTMP from the coding sequence ATGGAAGCGGATGTCGCCATCGTCGGCGCGGGGTTTTCCGCCATTGCCGTCGCGGTTCACCTGCTGCGGACCCTGCCGCCCGAGGCCTCCATCGCCGTTATCAGCGATGATCCGGGCTTTGGCCGCGGTACGGCGTATCGAACCGAGTTTCACCTGCACCGGCTGAACGTGCCGGCCGGGCGGATGAGCCTGTTTGCGGACGAGCCCGATCATTTTCTCGACTGGCTGACGCGCCAGGGCCGCGCCGTCAAGGCCGGCGACTTCGCCGCGCGGGGGGATTACGGGCTCTATCTGCGCGACACGCTGGCGAGCCTCCTGCGCAGCCGCGGCCAGCGTGCGCGTCTCGACTTCGTCAAAGCCAAGGCGGTCGATTGCATCACCTGTGCCTCCGGTGGCCCCACCTTCGCGCTCGATACCGGGGAGCGGCTGCAGGCGCGCGCCGTGGCGCTCTGCCTCGGGCTCGGCAATGCCGGCCTGCCGCTGCCGCCCGGGCGCTGCAGCACGGCGGCCATGCCGCGCATCATCGCCAATCCCTGGCGGCTCGGCTGGCTGTCGCAGATCGGGCGGGAGGACGAAATCTGCATCCTGGGGTCGGGCCTCACCATGGTCGATCAGGTGCTGACGCTTAAGGCCAAGGGCCATCGCGGGCGGATCCATGTCCTCTCTCGACGCGGGCTGGTGCCGCATCCGCATGCGGCAGACCCGGTACCGCCGGTCGAGCCTGCGCTGCTCGAGGGAAGCCTGACCCTCTCCCGCCTGCTTGCCGGTCTGCGTGCGCAGGTGCGGGCCGGCGTGGAGTGGCGGGCGGTGATGGATGGGCTTCGGCCGCAGACGCAGGCACTGTGGCAGCGCCTGCCGGAAGCCGAGCGCGCGCGCTTCCTGCGCCATGCGCTCGCCTGGTGGAACATCCACCGCCACCGCATCGCCCCGTCCGTCCACCGGCGTTTCGCCGCGCTCATGGAGGATGGAACGGTGACGGTCCATGCCGGTTTCCTCAGGGTGATCGAGCCGGCGCATGAGGGCGTGACGCTGCGCTTCCGGCCGCGCGGCGGGCAGGGCGAGATGCGGCTTCCGGCCGACTGGGTGATCAATTGCACCGGCATGGAGCGCGCCGGCCTCGGCCACTCGCCGCTGCTGAGCGACATGGCGGCGCGCACCATGATCAGCCTCGATCCGCTCGGCCTCGGGCTTGTCGTCGATGACCGTTCTCAGGTGCTGGATGGAGCAGGGCAGCCGCAACCAGGCCTCTTCGCCGTCGGCGCGCTCACCGCCGGGCGCTTTTGGGAAATCACTGCCGTGCCCGACATCCGCGTCCAGGCCAAGGCGGTTGCCGACGCGATGGCCGGCATCGCGGCGGCGTGGCGGACCATGCCGTAG
- a CDS encoding FadR/GntR family transcriptional regulator, with product MPASSADRPQIAPLPPINRAQQVEAALADYVERAGLKAGERLPAERELMIALNVGRSTIREAIGKFQALGVVESRKGSGNYLLKPISAGTVHMPLSFEAANLRDALLMTLEVRRGIEAEASMAAARRRTAEDLTIIEARLDEMEAVHLAEGTSGKADLAFHLSIYDATHNPLFRQLLEQMRGGFERFWSKPFDRPDFAARSFPFHRTLFDAIAAGDAEGARGETLKILAIVEEDIKDMSQ from the coding sequence ATGCCCGCTTCTTCTGCAGACAGGCCCCAGATTGCGCCCCTGCCCCCGATCAACCGGGCGCAGCAGGTGGAGGCGGCGTTGGCGGATTATGTGGAGCGAGCCGGCCTCAAGGCTGGCGAGCGTCTGCCGGCCGAACGCGAACTGATGATCGCGCTCAATGTCGGCCGCTCGACGATCCGCGAGGCGATCGGCAAGTTCCAGGCGCTGGGCGTGGTCGAAAGCCGCAAGGGCAGCGGCAACTATCTCCTGAAGCCGATTTCCGCCGGCACCGTGCACATGCCGCTCTCCTTCGAGGCGGCCAATCTGCGCGATGCGCTGCTGATGACGCTGGAGGTCCGCCGCGGCATAGAGGCGGAGGCTTCCATGGCGGCCGCGCGCCGGCGAACGGCGGAGGATCTGACGATCATCGAAGCGCGGCTCGACGAGATGGAGGCCGTGCATCTTGCCGAAGGCACGTCCGGCAAAGCCGATCTCGCCTTTCACCTGTCGATCTACGACGCGACCCACAATCCGCTCTTTCGCCAGCTTCTGGAGCAGATGCGCGGCGGATTCGAGAGGTTCTGGTCGAAACCCTTCGACCGGCCCGATTTCGCGGCCCGCTCCTTTCCCTTCCACCGCACCCTGTTCGATGCCATCGCCGCCGGCGATGCCGAGGGTGCGCGTGGCGAAACGCTGAAGATCCTCGCCATCGTCGAGGAAGATATCAAGGACATGTCCCAATGA
- a CDS encoding carbohydrate ABC transporter permease, whose product MTDITAPSLKTRRRSSQYYRTMRRVRQVLLGLATVLVLVYMLFPYYWAIVSSTKPGAALHNGSMLPQWDFTYYRQLADNTVFMGSLLNSAFVAGCTTVLSLALGISAAYALGRIDFPQKPWMLTAVLIVSIFPQVAVLSGMFELISFLGLYNRPSGLVLTYLLSTVPFTTWILTAFIREFPRELEEAARIDGCSHWRILTTILLPLMGPSLASTGILAFILAWNEFLFALTFTLTDENRTVPVAISMITGASRYEYPFGQIMAASVSVTLPLVVLVLIFQRRIVAGLTAGAVKG is encoded by the coding sequence ATGACCGACATCACCGCACCGTCTCTCAAGACCCGCCGTCGCTCCAGCCAGTATTACCGGACCATGCGCCGCGTCCGCCAGGTGCTGCTGGGTCTCGCGACCGTGCTCGTGCTTGTCTACATGCTGTTTCCCTATTACTGGGCGATCGTTTCCTCGACCAAGCCCGGCGCGGCCCTGCACAACGGCTCCATGCTGCCGCAATGGGACTTCACCTATTACCGACAGCTGGCGGACAACACCGTCTTCATGGGCTCGCTGCTCAACTCCGCCTTCGTGGCCGGCTGCACCACCGTGCTGTCGCTGGCGCTCGGCATCAGCGCTGCCTATGCGCTCGGCCGCATCGATTTTCCGCAGAAGCCGTGGATGCTGACAGCCGTGCTGATCGTCTCGATCTTCCCGCAGGTGGCGGTGCTCTCCGGCATGTTCGAGCTCATCTCCTTCCTCGGCCTCTACAACAGGCCGAGCGGTCTGGTGCTCACCTATCTGCTCTCCACCGTTCCCTTCACCACCTGGATTCTCACCGCCTTCATCCGCGAATTTCCGCGTGAGCTGGAGGAGGCCGCGCGCATCGATGGGTGCTCGCACTGGCGGATCCTGACGACGATCCTGCTGCCGCTGATGGGCCCCTCGCTCGCCTCGACCGGCATCCTCGCCTTCATCCTCGCTTGGAACGAGTTCCTCTTCGCGCTCACCTTCACGCTGACCGACGAGAACCGCACCGTGCCCGTGGCGATCAGCATGATCACCGGGGCAAGCCGCTATGAATATCCCTTCGGCCAGATCATGGCGGCGTCCGTCTCCGTCACCCTGCCGCTCGTCGTCCTCGTGCTCATCTTCCAGCGCCGCATCGTGGCTGGCCTCACCGCGGGCGCGGTGAAGGGCTGA
- a CDS encoding ABC transporter ATP-binding protein: protein MASVTLAAVAKSYGTHPVIQGVDLEIRDGEFVVFVGPSGCGKSTLLRLIAGLVPVTSGIVSIGGDDVTDVPASKRGIAFVFQSYALYPHMTVARNIGFALETLGLKRDAIAAKVAGVARMLKVDHLLARRPRELSGGQRQRVAIGRALVRQPDVFLFDEPLSNLDSDLRMEMRMEIARLHGELATTMIYVTHDQSEAMTLADRIVVLNHGRIEQVGTPQELYHAPANRFVAGFIGSPRMNFLTLSGAETPGLLRGPGGLDLQVGFAEGTAAPASLGVRPEGLSLAPAGTGRLRGRLERLEDLGHEHFAYVRIDADTLWVTRLSGTPPYHLKGEMVDLAFADDDLFVFDAEGRRLDHGASETRNALARFVGSRA, encoded by the coding sequence ATGGCTTCCGTCACGCTTGCTGCCGTCGCCAAGAGCTATGGCACCCATCCGGTCATCCAGGGCGTCGATCTTGAGATCCGCGATGGTGAATTCGTGGTCTTCGTCGGCCCCTCCGGCTGCGGCAAATCCACCCTGTTGCGACTGATCGCCGGCCTTGTGCCGGTGACGAGCGGCATCGTCTCGATCGGCGGCGACGATGTGACCGACGTGCCGGCCTCCAAGCGCGGCATCGCCTTCGTCTTCCAGTCCTACGCGCTCTATCCCCATATGACGGTGGCCCGCAATATCGGCTTTGCGCTGGAAACGTTGGGGCTGAAGCGGGATGCGATCGCCGCCAAGGTAGCGGGCGTCGCCCGCATGCTGAAGGTTGACCACCTGCTGGCCCGCCGCCCGCGCGAGCTCTCCGGCGGCCAGCGCCAGCGCGTGGCGATCGGCCGGGCGCTGGTTCGCCAGCCCGACGTCTTCCTCTTCGACGAACCGCTCTCCAACCTCGACAGCGACCTGCGCATGGAAATGCGCATGGAGATCGCCCGCCTGCATGGCGAGCTGGCCACGACGATGATCTATGTGACTCACGACCAGTCCGAGGCCATGACGCTCGCCGACCGGATCGTGGTCTTGAACCATGGCCGGATCGAGCAGGTGGGCACGCCGCAGGAGCTCTACCACGCGCCTGCCAACCGCTTCGTCGCCGGCTTCATCGGCAGTCCGCGCATGAACTTTCTGACGCTCTCTGGAGCCGAAACGCCTGGCCTGCTGCGGGGTCCGGGTGGCCTCGATCTTCAGGTCGGCTTTGCAGAAGGAACGGCCGCTCCCGCCTCGCTCGGGGTGCGACCGGAGGGCCTCAGCCTTGCGCCCGCCGGCACCGGCCGCCTGCGCGGCCGGCTCGAGCGGCTGGAGGATCTGGGCCATGAGCATTTCGCCTATGTCCGGATCGATGCGGACACGCTCTGGGTCACCCGCCTTTCCGGAACGCCGCCCTACCACCTGAAGGGGGAGATGGTGGATCTGGCCTTTGCCGATGACGACCTCTTCGTCTTCGACGCCGAGGGCCGCAGGCTCGATCATGGGGCGAGCGAGACGCGCAACGCGCTTGCCCGCTTCGTCGGGAGCCGGGCATGA